From the Xiphophorus maculatus strain JP 163 A chromosome 20, X_maculatus-5.0-male, whole genome shotgun sequence genome, one window contains:
- the appl1 gene encoding DCC-interacting protein 13-alpha, with amino-acid sequence MPGIEKLPLEETLEDSPQTRSLLGVFEEDTAAISNYCTQLYQAMQRIYDAQNELSAATHLTSRLLKEYDKQRFPLGGDDEVMSSTLQQFAKVIDELSSCHAVLSTQLADAMMFPISQFKERDLKEILTLKEVFQIASNDHDTAINRYSRLSKRRDNDKVRAEVVEDVYTSRKKQHQTMLHYFCALNTLQYKKKTALLEPLLGYMQAQISFFKLGSENLTQQWEDFLGTIGTSVQNVRREMEEEVGQMQENIQQMERSCDPLYAPCDPDPAHSPVCRNLTRKQGYLYIRNKTGLVSSSWERQYFFTQGGNLMQQGRGEVAGGLVTDLDNCSVMAVDSDDRRFCFQVTSFDGKKVVTLQAESRKDCEEWIATINNISRRIYLSENAEELAAKVNQTALEAVTPSPSFQQRHESMRPSSKGRTGRTNSISSVGSEPSPALSVLSLDALVAPDTPIQFDIISPVTEEISGQNKTAAQPGRRSNPFGESGDNSAEDSEDSILHQLFIVRFLGSMEVKTAESADVISETMRQILAARAIHNIFRMTESHLLVTCDCLKLIDPQTQVTRLRFPLSSVVQCASHQDNKRLFGFVLQAAGGRGDSRVVCYIFESNNDGEKICDSIGLAKQIAFHSEMESKAVEKKKEQDKAKEKQQEELNKQKQIEKDLEEQSRLIAASSRPANLPAPDGQFLVLSSSQSEESDVGEEGKKRGESEA; translated from the exons cgTTTTCCTCTAGGGGGCGATGATGAGGTGATGAGCTCCACCCTGCAGCAGTTTGCTAAGGTCATTGATGAG CTGAGTTCCTGTCACGCTGTCCTGTCCACCCAGCTGGCCGACGCGATGATGTTCCCCATCTCTCAGTTCAAAGAGCGAGACCTGAAGG AGATCCTCACGCTGAAAGAAGTCTTCCAGATAGCCAGCAATG ATCATGACACGGCAATTAACAGATACAGCCGCCTGTCGAAGAGGAGGGACAATGACAAG GTTAGAGCGGAGGTAGTGGAGGACGTCTACACCTCACGCAAGAAGCAGCACCAGACGATGTTGCACTACTTCTGTGCCCTGAACACACTGCAGTACAAGAAGAAGACGGCTCTGCTGGAGCCACTACTGGGCTACATGCAGGctcag ATCAGCTTCTTTAAGCTGGGCTCTGAAAACCTCACCCAGCAGTGGGAGGACTTCCTGGGAACAATAGGAACCAGCGTCCAGAA CGTGCGCCgggagatggaggaggaggtggggcagatgcaggaaaacatccagcagaTGGAAAGGTCATGTGACCCTCTGTATGCACCATGTGACCCTGACCCCGCCCACTCGCCCGTTTGTCGCAATTTAACCAGGAAGCAAGGCTACCTTTACATCCGCAA TAAGACGGGCCTTGTGTCATCGTCATGGGAACGTCAGTACTTCTTCACGCAGGGAGGGAACCTGATGCAGCAGGGCCGCGGCGAGGTGGCGGGCGGCCTGGTCACGGACCTCGATAACTGCTCCGTCATGGCCGTCGACTCGGACGACCGTAGATTCTGCTTTCAGGTCACCTCCTTCGACGGCAAAAA AGTCGTGACGCTGCAGGCGGAGAGCAGGAAGGACTGTGAGGAG TGGATCGCAACCATCAACAATATCTCCAGAAGGATCTACCTGAGCGAGAATGCAGAg GAGCTGGCAGCCAAAGTGAACCAAACCGCCCTGGAGGCTGTGACGCCATCACCGTCGTTCCAGCAGAGACATGAGAGCATGAGACCCAGCAG TAAGGGCCGAACGGGCCGAACGAACAGCATCAGCTCAGTCGGTTCTGAGCCGTCGCCCGCTCTGTCTGTCCTCTCCTTGGACGCGCTGGTTGCTCCGGACACGCCCATCCAGTTTGACATCATCTCCCCGGTCACAGAGGAGATCTCGGGTCAGAACAAGACGGCGGCGCAGCCCGGCAG AAGGAGTAATCCGTTTGGAGAATCTGGAGATAACTCAGCGGAGGACAGTGAAG ATTCGATCCTCCACCAGCTGTTCATCGTTCGGTTCCTCGGGTCGATGGAGGTGAAGACCGCCGAGTCAGCAGACGTCATATCGGAGACCATGAGGCAGATCTTAGCCGCCAGAGCCATCCACAACATCTTCAGGATGACTGAGTCTCACCTGCTGGTCACCTGCGACTGCCTCAA ACTCATTGATCCCCAGACACAGGTAACTCGACTCAGG TTCCCGCTGTCCAGCGTCGTCCAGTGTGCGTCCCACCAGGACAACAAGCGGCTGTTCGGCTTCGTCCTGCAGGCGGCCGGAGGCCGAGGCGACTCCCGGGTCGTCTGCTACATCTTTGAGTCCAACAACGATGGAgagaag ATCTGCGACAGCATCGGTCTGGCCAAGCAGATAGCGTTCCACTCAGAGATG gaaaGTAAAGcggtggagaagaagaaggagcaGGACAAGGCCaaagagaaacagcaggagGAGCTCAACAAGCAAAAGCAGATAGAAAAG GATTTAGAAGAGCAGAGTCGCCTGATCGCCGCCTCAAGTCGCCCTGCTAACCTGCCCGCGCCTGACGGACAGTTCCTGGTGCtcagcagcagccaatcagaggagagcGACGTCGGAGAGGAGGGGAAGAAGCGGGGTGAGTCGGAAGCCTGA
- the LOC111612358 gene encoding ADP-ribosylation factor 1-like has protein sequence MGAIISQIFSMFTSKFPVRILMVGLDGAGKTTLLYKLKLGNVVTTIPTIGFNVETVEHSNISFTVWDIGYHHMLRPLWRHYYGNTQGFIYVVDSSDSERIKEATETLLMQLEEDELRDVPVLVFANKQDLPRAMSVDDITEALSLSGVRQPWFVQSSCAVSGAGLVEGLDWLSDQILKK, from the exons ATGGGAGCCATCATTTCTCAGATCTTCTCCATGTTCACCTCAAAGTTTCCCGTCCGGATTTTAATGG tggGTCTGGATGGTGCAGGTAAAACCACTTTGCTGTACAAACTGAAGCTGGGCAATGTGGTCACCACCATCCCGACCATCG GTTTCAACGTGGAGACGGTGGAGCACAGTAACATCAGTTTCACAGTTTGGGATATTGGTTATCATCACATGCTCAGACCGCTGTGGAGGCATTACTACGGCAACACGCAG GGTTTTATTTATGTGGTTGACAGCAGCGATTCAGAGAGGATTAAAGAGGCCACAGAAACGCTCCTTATGCAG CTGGAGGAGGATGAGCTGAGGGACGTTCCAGTTCTGGTTTTTGCTAACAAACAGGACTTACCCAGAGCCATGTCTGtcgatgacatcacagaggctCTCAGCCTATCAGGAGTCCGGCAGCCG TGGTTCGTCCAGTCGTCCTGTGCCGTCAGCGGCGCCGGTCTGGTGGAGGGACTGGACTGGCTCTCCGACCAGATCCTGAAGAAGTAG